The Micromonospora krabiensis genome window below encodes:
- a CDS encoding MFS transporter gives MSTLVSTTAVPETRPTARRRPRRLDDWRPEDPDFWRTTGARVARRNLYVSIFAEHVGFSVWSLWSVLVLFLGPEYGIDPAGKFLLTAVPAALGAVLRLPYTLAVARFGGRTWTVVSALLLLVPAVPMTVLLEPGVSYSTLMVLACLTGVGGGNFASSMANINLFYPARLKGRALGLNAGGGNLGVPAVQVVGLAVLATAGAAYPRLVPAVYLPLIVLAALAAVRWLDNVPGARNEPGALREAARDPHAWIMSLLYVGTFGSFIGFGFAFGQVLQLQFADRFPTPVDAAWLTFLGPLTGSLIRPLGGHLADRLGGARVTFWNFVAMAAGAAVVLYAARERSFGLYLAGFLALFVFSGIGNGSTYKMIPAIFRARAATAVSAGRRDPAAARRWSTRMTGALIGIAGAVGASGGLLVNVAFRQSFLTRGDADAAYVAFIVGYAVCFGVTWLVYLRPGARRLPGV, from the coding sequence GTGAGCACGCTCGTCAGCACGACCGCCGTACCCGAGACCCGGCCGACCGCCCGACGGCGGCCGCGCCGGCTCGACGACTGGCGTCCGGAGGACCCCGACTTCTGGCGGACGACCGGAGCGCGCGTCGCCCGCCGCAACCTGTACGTCTCGATCTTCGCCGAGCACGTCGGCTTCTCGGTGTGGAGCCTCTGGTCAGTCCTGGTGCTCTTCCTCGGCCCCGAGTACGGCATCGACCCGGCCGGCAAATTCCTGCTCACCGCGGTGCCGGCCGCGCTGGGGGCGGTGCTGCGGCTGCCGTACACCCTGGCGGTGGCCCGGTTCGGCGGGCGGACCTGGACCGTCGTGAGCGCGTTGCTGCTGCTGGTGCCGGCGGTGCCGATGACGGTGTTGCTGGAGCCGGGGGTGTCCTACTCCACGCTGATGGTGCTGGCCTGCCTGACCGGCGTCGGCGGGGGCAACTTCGCCTCGTCCATGGCGAACATCAACCTCTTCTACCCGGCGCGCCTCAAGGGCAGGGCGCTCGGGCTCAACGCCGGCGGGGGCAACCTCGGGGTACCCGCGGTGCAGGTCGTCGGCCTGGCCGTGCTGGCCACCGCCGGAGCCGCGTACCCCCGGCTGGTGCCCGCGGTCTACCTGCCGCTGATCGTGCTCGCCGCGCTGGCCGCGGTGCGCTGGCTGGACAACGTCCCCGGTGCCCGCAACGAACCCGGCGCGCTGCGCGAGGCGGCCCGCGACCCGCACGCGTGGATCATGTCGCTGCTGTACGTCGGGACCTTCGGGTCGTTCATCGGGTTCGGCTTCGCCTTCGGTCAGGTGCTCCAACTCCAGTTCGCCGACCGTTTCCCCACTCCCGTCGACGCCGCCTGGCTGACCTTCCTCGGCCCGTTGACGGGCTCCCTGATCCGGCCGCTCGGCGGGCACCTGGCCGACCGGCTCGGCGGGGCCCGGGTGACGTTCTGGAACTTCGTCGCGATGGCCGCCGGCGCCGCCGTGGTGCTGTACGCGGCCCGGGAGCGGTCCTTCGGGCTCTACCTGGCCGGGTTCCTGGCCCTCTTCGTCTTCTCCGGCATCGGCAACGGCTCGACGTACAAGATGATCCCGGCCATCTTCCGGGCCCGGGCGGCGACCGCGGTGAGTGCCGGCCGACGGGACCCGGCGGCGGCGCGGCGCTGGTCGACCCGGATGACCGGTGCGCTGATCGGGATCGCCGGGGCGGTCGGCGCCTCCGGCGGGCTGCTGGTGAACGTCGCGTTCCGGCAGTCGTTCCTGACCCGCGGCGACGCGGACGCGGCCTACGTCGCCTTCATCGTCGGCTACGCGGTCTGCTTCGGCGTGACGTGGCTGGTCTACCTGCGTCCGGGGGCGCGCCGGCTGCCCGGAGTGTGA
- the rplM gene encoding 50S ribosomal protein L13 gives MRTYSPKPGEIERQWHVIDASDVVLGRLATHAATLLRGKHKPTFAPHVDTGDFVVIVNAGKVALTGNKRQTKIAYRHSGYPGGLKQVGYDELLTKRPERAIELAVKGMLPHNKLGRQLLKKLKVYAGAEHPHAAQSPVPFEIKQIAQ, from the coding sequence GTGCGTACGTACAGCCCGAAGCCGGGTGAGATCGAGCGTCAGTGGCACGTCATCGACGCCTCTGATGTCGTGCTGGGCCGCCTGGCCACCCACGCCGCCACGTTGCTGCGTGGTAAGCACAAGCCGACTTTCGCGCCGCACGTCGACACGGGCGACTTCGTCGTCATCGTGAACGCGGGCAAGGTCGCGCTGACCGGCAACAAGCGCCAGACCAAGATCGCCTACCGGCACTCCGGTTACCCGGGTGGTCTGAAGCAGGTCGGCTACGACGAGCTGCTGACCAAGCGTCCCGAGCGGGCCATCGAGCTGGCCGTCAAGGGGATGCTCCCGCACAACAAGCTCGGCCGTCAGCTCCTCAAGAAGCTGAAGGTCTACGCCGGTGCTGAGCACCCGCACGCCGCGCAGTCGCCGGTGCCGTTCGAGATCAAGCAGATCGCGCAGTGA
- the rpsI gene encoding 30S ribosomal protein S9: MTDITATEVAPEATEAPAPVARAPRGDRPIQTVGRRKEAIVRVRIVPGSGKITCNGRDLEAYFPSKVHQQLIKDPLVTAEKPETFDVIANLRGGGITGQAGALRLAIARALIVNEPDDRPALKKAGFLTRDARVKESKKYGLKKARKAPQYSKR, encoded by the coding sequence ATGACCGACATCACCGCCACCGAGGTTGCCCCCGAGGCCACCGAGGCGCCGGCGCCCGTCGCCCGCGCGCCTCGTGGTGACCGGCCGATCCAGACCGTGGGTCGCCGCAAGGAGGCCATCGTCCGGGTCCGCATCGTTCCGGGCTCCGGCAAGATCACCTGCAACGGCCGCGACCTCGAGGCCTACTTCCCGAGCAAGGTGCACCAGCAGCTGATCAAGGACCCGCTGGTCACCGCCGAGAAGCCGGAGACGTTCGACGTCATCGCCAACCTGCGGGGTGGCGGCATCACCGGCCAGGCCGGCGCGCTGCGGCTCGCCATCGCCCGGGCGCTGATCGTCAACGAGCCGGACGACCGCCCGGCCCTCAAGAAGGCCGGCTTCCTGACCCGGGACGCCCGGGTCAAGGAGAGCAAGAAGTACGGCCTCAAGAAGGCCCGTAAGGCTCCTCAGTACTCGAAGCGCTGA
- the glmM gene encoding phosphoglucosamine mutase, producing the protein MGRLFGTDGVRGRANVDLTPELALAVAVAAAHTLAETDRSHPPVAVVGRDTRASGEMLEAAVVAGLTSAGATVIRVGVLPTPAVAYLTAEAKADLGVMLSASHNPMPDNGIKLFAAGGHKLPDELEMKIEAAVEANAASAWDRPVGAGVGRVHDLLDGADHYVQHLVGTVPHRLDGIKVVVDCANGAAAEVAPVAYREAGAEVIAIHAEPDGLNINDECGSNHIEALRAAVLEHGAHLGIAHDGDADRCVAVTAAGDEVDGDQVMAILALAMREAGTLTDDTLVATVMSNLGLRLAMSAEGIRLIETKVGDRYVLEELRASGLALGGEQSGHIVMPAYATTGDGVLTGLHLMSRMAATGRSLADLAAVVTKLPQVLINVPVGDRTVGAAAPAVRAEVERAEAELGGTGRVLLRPSGTEPLVRVMVEAATETVARSVAERIAEQVRTASPATA; encoded by the coding sequence ATGGGTCGGTTGTTCGGCACGGACGGCGTCCGCGGGCGGGCGAATGTGGATCTCACCCCGGAGTTGGCTCTCGCGGTGGCGGTCGCGGCCGCGCACACACTCGCCGAGACAGATCGGAGCCATCCGCCCGTCGCGGTGGTGGGTCGGGACACCCGGGCCAGCGGCGAGATGCTGGAGGCCGCGGTCGTGGCGGGGCTGACCAGCGCCGGGGCCACCGTGATCCGGGTGGGCGTGCTGCCGACCCCGGCGGTCGCGTACCTCACCGCCGAGGCGAAGGCGGACCTGGGCGTCATGCTCTCCGCCTCGCACAACCCCATGCCGGACAACGGGATCAAGCTCTTCGCGGCCGGTGGGCACAAGCTGCCCGACGAGCTGGAGATGAAGATCGAGGCAGCCGTCGAGGCCAACGCCGCCAGCGCCTGGGACCGCCCGGTCGGCGCCGGCGTGGGACGGGTGCACGACCTGCTCGACGGTGCGGACCACTACGTGCAGCACCTGGTCGGCACGGTCCCGCACCGGCTCGACGGCATCAAGGTCGTGGTCGACTGCGCGAACGGCGCCGCGGCCGAGGTCGCCCCCGTCGCCTACCGCGAGGCCGGCGCCGAGGTGATCGCGATCCACGCCGAGCCGGACGGGCTCAACATCAACGACGAGTGCGGCTCCAACCACATCGAGGCGTTGCGCGCCGCCGTGCTCGAACACGGCGCGCACCTGGGCATCGCCCACGACGGTGACGCCGACCGGTGCGTGGCGGTGACCGCCGCGGGTGACGAGGTCGACGGCGACCAGGTCATGGCGATCCTCGCGCTGGCCATGCGCGAGGCGGGCACGCTGACCGACGACACGCTCGTGGCGACGGTGATGAGCAACCTCGGCCTGCGGCTGGCGATGTCCGCCGAGGGCATCCGACTGATCGAGACGAAGGTCGGCGACCGGTACGTCCTGGAGGAGCTGCGCGCTTCCGGGCTGGCGCTCGGCGGCGAGCAGAGCGGCCACATCGTGATGCCCGCCTACGCCACCACCGGCGACGGCGTGCTGACCGGCCTGCACCTGATGTCGCGGATGGCGGCCACCGGCCGTTCCCTGGCCGACCTGGCCGCCGTGGTGACGAAGCTCCCGCAGGTGCTGATCAACGTGCCGGTGGGCGACCGGACCGTCGGCGCCGCCGCACCGGCCGTCCGCGCCGAGGTCGAGCGGGCCGAGGCGGAACTCGGCGGCACCGGCCGCGTGCTGCTGCGCCCGTCGGGCACCGAGCCGTTGGTTCGGGTGATGGTCGAGGCGGCCACGGAGACGGTCGCCCGGTCGGTCGCCGAGCGGATCGCCGAGCAGGTCCGCACCGCCAGCCCCGCCACCGCGTAG
- a CDS encoding pyridoxal phosphate-dependent aminotransferase — protein MTTTTDVDPLVARMRPFGTTIFAEMSALAVRTGAVNLGQGFPDTDGPPEMLAAAAEALRTGQNQYPPGPGIPALRAAVAAHQSRFWGLEYDPDGEIVVTAGATEAVAAAVLALCEPGDEVVCFEPYYDSYAASIALAGAVRRPVTLRPTDDGRYAFDPAALRAVFGPRTRLVLLNSPHNPTGKVFTPAELALVADLCREHDAYAVTDEVYEHLVYTDAESPHVPLATLPGMRERTLRISSAGKTFSCTGWKVGWASGPGALVSAVLRVKQFLTFVNASPLQPAVAVALALGDDYFDGFRADLQARRDQLVGGLTDAGFDVLATQGTYFVTADVTALGGRDGVDFCRSLPERCGVVAVPTQVFYDDVEAGRRLVRFAFCKRPEVLAEAVTRLRRLSAG, from the coding sequence GTGACGACGACCACCGATGTCGACCCGCTGGTGGCCCGGATGCGGCCGTTCGGCACGACCATCTTCGCCGAGATGTCCGCGTTGGCCGTCCGCACCGGCGCGGTCAACCTGGGGCAGGGCTTCCCGGACACCGACGGCCCGCCGGAGATGCTGGCCGCCGCGGCGGAGGCGCTGCGCACGGGGCAGAACCAGTACCCGCCGGGGCCGGGCATCCCGGCCCTGCGCGCGGCGGTCGCGGCGCACCAGAGCCGCTTCTGGGGACTGGAGTACGACCCGGACGGCGAGATCGTCGTGACGGCGGGTGCCACCGAGGCGGTCGCGGCCGCGGTCCTGGCCCTCTGCGAGCCGGGTGACGAGGTGGTCTGCTTCGAGCCGTACTACGACTCGTACGCCGCCTCGATCGCCCTGGCCGGCGCGGTCCGCCGGCCGGTCACCCTGCGCCCCACCGACGACGGCCGGTACGCCTTCGACCCGGCGGCGCTGCGCGCGGTGTTCGGGCCGCGTACGCGGCTGGTGCTGCTGAACTCGCCGCACAATCCGACCGGGAAGGTCTTCACGCCGGCCGAGCTGGCGCTGGTCGCCGACCTCTGCCGGGAGCACGACGCGTACGCGGTGACCGACGAGGTGTACGAGCACCTCGTCTACACCGACGCGGAGAGCCCGCACGTGCCGCTGGCCACGCTGCCGGGTATGCGGGAGCGGACACTGCGGATCTCGTCGGCCGGCAAGACCTTCTCCTGCACCGGCTGGAAGGTCGGTTGGGCGAGCGGCCCGGGCGCGCTGGTCTCCGCGGTGCTCCGGGTGAAGCAGTTCCTGACCTTCGTCAACGCGTCCCCGCTGCAACCCGCGGTGGCGGTGGCGCTGGCCCTGGGCGACGACTACTTCGACGGGTTCCGGGCCGACCTCCAGGCCCGCCGGGACCAACTGGTCGGCGGTCTCACCGACGCCGGCTTCGACGTGCTCGCGACGCAGGGGACGTACTTCGTGACCGCCGACGTCACCGCCCTCGGCGGGCGGGACGGCGTGGATTTCTGTCGTTCGCTGCCCGAGCGGTGCGGCGTGGTGGCGGTGCCGACGCAGGTCTTCTACGACGACGTCGAGGCGGGCCGGCGGCTGGTCCGGTTCGCGTTCTGCAAGCGCCCCGAGGTGCTCGCCGAGGCGGTCACCCGGCTGCGTCGGCTCTCGGCGGGCTGA
- a CDS encoding MmpS family transport accessory protein has translation MSEGTPSPEPSPWAPLDPPSASPAAASDRWLPTPTAGSAGAAGDAAARAGAAGPPTGDDSPTGGARAPARRRPTRRVLTGVALAAALLLGAAGFGVYGMPGDAPSPDAPAEVDSWYADDTDPRAPDPPAPGRPASPAATPSTGPGRDSVVYEATGQGRADVLYVDANGDPVWLDGVRLPWRTRIRTDHADRLMVQVNRTDDSGPTIACSLRVNAAQPVTEEATSIGWRASCFG, from the coding sequence ATGTCGGAGGGCACCCCGTCGCCCGAGCCGTCCCCCTGGGCGCCGCTGGACCCACCGTCGGCGTCGCCCGCCGCCGCCTCGGACCGCTGGCTCCCGACCCCCACTGCCGGATCGGCCGGCGCGGCCGGTGACGCGGCGGCCCGTGCTGGGGCGGCCGGCCCTCCCACGGGAGACGACAGCCCGACCGGCGGGGCGCGTGCACCGGCGCGACGGCGTCCGACCCGGCGCGTCCTGACCGGTGTCGCGCTCGCGGCGGCGCTGCTGCTCGGGGCGGCGGGATTCGGCGTGTACGGCATGCCGGGCGACGCCCCCTCCCCCGACGCGCCCGCCGAGGTCGACTCCTGGTACGCGGACGACACCGACCCGCGGGCCCCGGACCCGCCGGCACCCGGCCGCCCGGCGAGCCCGGCGGCCACGCCGTCCACCGGTCCGGGGCGGGACAGCGTCGTCTACGAGGCGACCGGCCAGGGACGGGCCGACGTCCTCTACGTCGACGCCAACGGTGATCCGGTCTGGCTGGACGGGGTGCGGCTGCCGTGGCGGACGCGCATCCGCACCGACCACGCGGACCGGCTCATGGTGCAGGTCAACAGGACGGACGACAGCGGGCCGACCATCGCCTGCTCGCTCCGGGTCAACGCGGCGCAGCCGGTGACGGAGGAGGCCACCAGCATCGGCTGGCGCGCCAGCTGCTTCGGCTGA
- a CDS encoding MmpS family transport accessory protein, which produces MSEVSPSGDPTPSTGTAPGPWAPPDPGVWSSTPAHAPHTPAASAPPIPPPGWAAQPPAPGPGAYGQPWPHAPVPRRRSGRAGVLIAAATVLVLVVCGAIGAATLIRYAQAPDPGGPVIDQPYAQPPYVDDDEPWAEPPATTPSGAPGTVRVVYEVTGRGLVDLEYYDANGDFVQEAEVPLPWRLNLRVRTADRVMVLAHRYPEEGPVTCRITVDGRTVEEVRGGQWGASCFG; this is translated from the coding sequence ATGTCCGAGGTGTCACCCTCCGGCGACCCCACCCCGTCGACCGGAACGGCCCCGGGTCCCTGGGCGCCACCCGACCCCGGCGTGTGGTCGAGCACCCCCGCCCACGCGCCGCACACCCCGGCCGCGTCCGCGCCGCCGATCCCGCCGCCCGGCTGGGCCGCGCAGCCGCCCGCACCAGGCCCCGGGGCGTACGGGCAGCCGTGGCCCCACGCGCCCGTGCCCCGCCGCCGATCGGGTCGGGCCGGCGTGCTGATCGCCGCCGCGACCGTCCTGGTCCTGGTCGTCTGCGGCGCGATCGGCGCCGCCACCCTGATCCGGTACGCGCAAGCACCCGACCCGGGCGGACCGGTCATCGACCAGCCCTACGCCCAGCCGCCGTACGTCGACGACGACGAGCCGTGGGCGGAGCCGCCCGCGACCACCCCCTCCGGCGCCCCCGGTACGGTCCGGGTGGTCTACGAGGTCACCGGACGGGGGCTGGTCGACCTGGAGTACTACGACGCCAACGGTGACTTCGTGCAGGAGGCCGAGGTGCCACTGCCCTGGCGACTGAACCTGCGGGTGCGTACGGCCGACCGGGTGATGGTGCTGGCGCACCGTTACCCCGAGGAGGGGCCGGTGACCTGCCGGATCACCGTCGACGGGCGGACCGTCGAGGAGGTACGGGGAGGCCAGTGGGGCGCGAGTTGCTTCGGGTGA
- the glmS gene encoding glutamine--fructose-6-phosphate transaminase (isomerizing), which produces MCGIVGYAGARPALGIVLDGLRRLEYRGYDSAGVAIVCDGELLTEKKAGKLANLEKVLSERAADDPTSCAASPIGIGDGTTGIGHTRWATHGGPTDRNAHPHVAGDGRVAVIHNGIIENFARLRAELEADGVQFTSDTDTECAAHLLAAALADLRAAGHPEGPQLLAAGMRVVCQRLEGAFTLLAVDSAVPGAVVGARRNSPLVVGRGKGENYLASDVAAFIEHTREAVELGQDQIVLITGDTIEITDFDGQPASGKDFHIDWDSSAAEKGGYDWFMLKEIEEQPQAIADTLLGRLSETGEIALDEVRLSDQDLRDVDKIFVVACGTSYHAGMVAKYAIEHWTRIPCEVELASEFRYRDPVLDRSTLIVVISQSGETMDTLMALRHAKEQKARVLAICNTNGSTIPRESDAVLYTHGGPEIAVASTKAFLTQLVACYLIGLHLAQVRGIKYADEVGAVVAQLQEMPGKLRELLDRIEPVRELARELKAEPTILFIGRHVGYPVALEGALKLKELAYMHAEGFAAGELKHGPIGLIDQGTPVICVVPSPAGRGMLHDKVVSNIQEVRARGARTIVIAEEGDEAVVRYADHLIYVPRTPTLLAPLVTTVPLQVLAAEIAAARGHDVDQPRNLAKSVTVE; this is translated from the coding sequence ATGTGTGGAATCGTGGGTTACGCCGGCGCGCGACCGGCGCTCGGCATCGTGCTGGACGGGCTGCGGCGGCTGGAGTACCGCGGCTACGACTCGGCGGGCGTCGCCATCGTGTGTGACGGCGAGCTGCTGACCGAGAAGAAGGCCGGCAAGCTGGCCAACCTGGAGAAGGTACTCTCCGAGCGGGCCGCCGACGACCCGACGTCCTGCGCGGCCAGCCCGATCGGCATCGGCGACGGCACCACCGGCATCGGGCACACCCGCTGGGCCACCCACGGCGGCCCCACCGACCGCAACGCCCACCCGCACGTCGCGGGCGACGGCCGCGTCGCGGTGATCCACAACGGCATCATCGAGAACTTCGCGCGGCTGCGCGCCGAGCTGGAGGCCGACGGCGTCCAGTTCACCAGCGACACCGACACCGAGTGCGCGGCGCACCTGCTCGCCGCCGCGCTGGCCGACCTGCGCGCCGCCGGTCACCCGGAGGGCCCGCAGCTGCTCGCCGCCGGCATGCGCGTGGTGTGCCAGCGCCTGGAGGGCGCGTTCACCCTGCTCGCCGTCGACTCGGCGGTGCCCGGCGCGGTCGTCGGCGCCCGGCGCAACTCGCCGCTGGTGGTCGGCCGGGGCAAGGGGGAGAACTACCTCGCCTCCGACGTCGCCGCGTTCATCGAGCACACCCGCGAGGCGGTGGAGCTCGGCCAGGACCAGATCGTGCTGATCACCGGTGACACCATCGAGATCACCGACTTCGACGGCCAGCCGGCGAGCGGCAAGGACTTCCACATCGACTGGGACTCGTCGGCCGCCGAGAAGGGCGGCTACGACTGGTTCATGCTCAAGGAGATCGAGGAGCAGCCGCAGGCCATCGCCGACACGCTGCTCGGCCGGCTCAGCGAGACCGGCGAGATCGCCCTCGACGAGGTCCGTCTCAGCGACCAGGATCTGCGCGACGTCGACAAGATCTTCGTCGTCGCCTGTGGCACCTCGTACCACGCCGGCATGGTCGCCAAGTACGCCATCGAGCACTGGACCCGCATTCCCTGCGAGGTCGAGCTGGCCAGCGAGTTCCGCTACCGCGACCCGGTCCTCGACCGGTCCACGCTGATCGTGGTGATCTCGCAGTCCGGCGAGACGATGGACACGCTGATGGCGCTGCGGCACGCCAAGGAGCAGAAGGCCCGGGTGCTCGCCATCTGCAACACCAACGGGTCCACGATCCCGCGCGAGTCCGACGCGGTCCTCTACACGCACGGCGGGCCCGAGATCGCCGTCGCCTCCACCAAGGCGTTCCTCACCCAGCTCGTCGCCTGCTACCTGATCGGCCTGCACCTGGCCCAGGTGCGCGGCATCAAGTACGCCGACGAGGTCGGCGCCGTCGTGGCGCAGCTCCAGGAGATGCCGGGCAAGCTGCGGGAGCTGCTGGACCGCATCGAGCCCGTCCGCGAGCTGGCCCGGGAGCTGAAGGCCGAGCCCACCATCCTGTTCATCGGCCGCCACGTCGGCTACCCGGTGGCGCTGGAGGGTGCGCTCAAGCTCAAGGAGCTGGCGTACATGCACGCCGAGGGCTTCGCCGCCGGCGAGCTGAAGCACGGCCCGATCGGCCTGATCGACCAGGGCACCCCGGTCATCTGCGTGGTGCCCTCCCCGGCCGGCCGCGGGATGCTGCACGACAAGGTGGTCTCCAACATCCAGGAGGTGCGGGCGCGCGGTGCCCGGACCATCGTGATCGCGGAGGAGGGCGACGAGGCGGTCGTCCGCTACGCCGACCACCTCATCTACGTGCCCCGGACGCCGACGCTGCTCGCCCCCCTGGTGACCACCGTGCCGCTGCAGGTCCTGGCCGCCGAGATCGCGGCCGCCCGCGGGCACGACGTCGACCAGCCGCGCAACCTCGCCAAGTCGGTCACCGTCGAGTAA
- a CDS encoding alpha/beta hydrolase: MTTTAPAVAYAQLWSADPGAWRAAGAAWAGAATLVDRRAGELADRAAALAGGWSGAAATAADGRLTGLRAELSTIAPALIEADQVLAEHAGRLAAAKGRLAAAVALADASGLSIDRDGRVSADPARARPSERDGPAAARVVAALREALESAGAADRAAAVRLDALAAAAGTGWATPPPPGRPARDATAAQVRSWWAELTPPQQRWLVAHEPTLVGRLDGVPVAARDQANRLLLGARRAELLAERRRLLARVPPGPVESARLHLVDGRLAGLDTLAERLAGPGGPRAYLLGLDTAGEGRVVVALGDPDHADRVVTYVPGMTAGLDDAPGELTRAGRVLDRCAALAPGERSAAVLWLDYDAPDFLHEAVSAGQARDAGPGLHRFQEGLRATHEGPPARQTVLGHSYGSLVVGTAAREHGLAADALVFVGSPGVGAAHADELRVPPGQVWASTAPDDVIRFTRPPEELTLRALRGVSPLAAVLTGPGRSEPELWFGADPAGPAFGGRVFDSGRHGHTGYWDPDNPALDGMARIVLGR, from the coding sequence GTGACCACCACGGCCCCCGCCGTCGCCTACGCGCAGCTCTGGTCGGCCGATCCCGGGGCGTGGCGCGCGGCGGGCGCCGCCTGGGCCGGGGCAGCCACCCTGGTCGACCGGCGAGCCGGCGAGCTGGCCGACCGGGCGGCGGCGCTGGCCGGCGGCTGGTCGGGGGCGGCGGCGACGGCCGCCGACGGTCGGCTCACCGGCCTCCGCGCCGAGTTGAGCACGATCGCACCGGCGCTGATCGAGGCCGACCAGGTGCTCGCCGAGCACGCCGGGCGGCTCGCGGCGGCCAAGGGGCGGCTGGCGGCGGCGGTGGCCCTGGCCGACGCGTCCGGGCTGTCGATCGACCGCGACGGCCGGGTCTCCGCCGATCCGGCGCGAGCCCGGCCGAGTGAGCGGGACGGCCCGGCCGCCGCCCGGGTCGTCGCGGCGCTGCGGGAGGCGCTGGAGTCGGCCGGTGCCGCCGACCGGGCCGCCGCCGTGCGGTTGGACGCGCTCGCCGCGGCGGCCGGCACGGGTTGGGCGACCCCGCCGCCGCCCGGCCGGCCCGCCCGGGACGCCACGGCGGCCCAGGTCCGGTCCTGGTGGGCGGAGTTGACGCCGCCCCAGCAACGGTGGCTGGTGGCGCACGAGCCGACCCTGGTGGGCCGTCTGGACGGCGTGCCGGTGGCGGCCCGTGACCAGGCCAACCGGCTGCTGCTCGGGGCACGCCGCGCGGAGCTGCTCGCCGAGCGGCGACGCCTGCTCGCCCGGGTGCCGCCCGGCCCGGTCGAGTCGGCCCGCCTGCACCTGGTCGACGGCCGCCTCGCCGGCCTCGACACGCTGGCCGAGCGGCTGGCCGGTCCCGGCGGGCCCCGGGCCTACCTGCTCGGCTTGGACACCGCCGGCGAGGGCCGGGTGGTGGTGGCGCTCGGCGACCCGGACCACGCCGACCGGGTGGTGACGTACGTGCCGGGCATGACGGCCGGTCTCGACGACGCGCCGGGCGAGTTGACCCGGGCGGGGCGGGTGCTGGACCGGTGCGCCGCGCTGGCGCCGGGTGAGCGGAGCGCGGCCGTGCTGTGGCTCGACTACGACGCGCCGGATTTCCTGCACGAGGCGGTCTCGGCCGGCCAGGCCCGGGACGCCGGCCCGGGGCTGCACCGTTTCCAGGAAGGGCTGCGCGCGACGCACGAGGGGCCGCCGGCCCGGCAGACGGTGCTCGGGCACAGCTACGGGTCACTGGTGGTCGGCACGGCCGCGCGGGAGCATGGGCTCGCCGCCGACGCCCTGGTCTTCGTGGGCTCGCCCGGGGTGGGGGCGGCGCACGCCGACGAGTTGCGGGTGCCTCCCGGCCAGGTGTGGGCGAGCACCGCGCCCGACGACGTGATCCGGTTCACCCGCCCACCGGAGGAGCTGACGCTGCGGGCCCTGCGGGGCGTGTCACCGCTGGCCGCCGTCCTGACCGGGCCGGGGCGGAGCGAGCCCGAGCTGTGGTTCGGCGCCGACCCGGCCGGCCCGGCCTTCGGCGGCCGGGTCTTCGACAGCGGCCGGCACGGCCACACCGGCTACTGGGATCCGGACAACCCGGCCCTGGACGGCATGGCCCGCATCGTGCTCGGCCGCTGA
- a CDS encoding type VII secretion target produces MERGHGMIDKPLGVEPEALLATARAMDGDAVRLAHGLAGVPGLAVAAPGWRAGNALAALESAVHGWLGRLGARVAGTAAAVRAAAQAYEAVDERAAGRLTGLPR; encoded by the coding sequence ATGGAACGGGGGCACGGGATGATCGACAAGCCGTTGGGGGTCGAGCCGGAGGCGCTGCTCGCCACCGCCCGGGCGATGGACGGCGACGCCGTTCGGCTGGCGCACGGGCTGGCGGGGGTGCCCGGGCTGGCGGTGGCGGCCCCCGGGTGGCGGGCGGGCAACGCGCTCGCCGCGCTGGAGTCAGCCGTGCACGGGTGGCTCGGGCGGTTGGGGGCACGGGTGGCCGGCACGGCGGCGGCGGTCCGGGCGGCGGCCCAGGCCTACGAGGCGGTCGACGAGCGGGCCGCCGGCCGCCTCACCGGCCTGCCCCGGTGA
- a CDS encoding holo-ACP synthase → MIVAVGIDVVLVDRFARALARTPRLADRLFTEAERLTRSGGPRSPESLAARFAAKEAVAKALGAPAGLCWHDCEVVPDRDGRPWLTVSGTVAAAAVARGVNRWHLSLSHDGGIASAMVVAEG, encoded by the coding sequence GTGATCGTCGCTGTCGGCATCGACGTCGTCCTGGTGGACCGGTTCGCCCGGGCACTGGCGCGGACGCCGCGGCTCGCCGACCGGCTCTTCACCGAGGCGGAGCGGCTCACCCGCTCCGGTGGCCCGCGCTCGCCCGAGTCGCTCGCCGCCCGGTTCGCCGCCAAGGAGGCGGTCGCCAAGGCGCTCGGCGCCCCGGCCGGGCTGTGCTGGCACGACTGCGAGGTCGTGCCGGACCGGGACGGTCGGCCCTGGCTGACCGTCTCCGGCACGGTGGCCGCGGCGGCCGTCGCGCGGGGAGTCAACCGCTGGCACCTCTCGTTGTCCCACGACGGCGGGATCGCGTCGGCGATGGTGGTCGCGGAAGGCTGA